In Syntrophobacterales bacterium, the sequence CGAGTGCGGCGACAGCCTGAAGATTATACGGGCCAGCCTGACTTTTGACAGTTTCATTTTTATGGCCCACCCGGAAATCGCCCGGCTGGTCAAGGAGGGAGGACCAGGGGTTCTGCCGATCACAACGCTTAACGGCGAAATCATCGCCGGGCAGAAGTATTTGAACTATGAGACATTGAAAGCGGCAATCGAAGAGAAAAGCAACGATGTCAGGTGAAAACGAGGCGACATTTACCGCACCCGTGATGAACCTAAAGCGGCAAAATGCTGTCGAAACAAGAATGCGGAAGGAGCAAAATGATTAGGGATTTGATCATACCCACTAAAAATACGGTAAAGTTTGTTTTTTTCAGCGGCAAGGGCGGGGTCGGCAAAAGCACGATGAGTTGCGCTGCGGCGGTCTGGCTGGCCAATGCCGGATACAAGACGCTGCTTGTCACGACCGATCCGGCGCCGAATCTGGCGGACATCTTTGGTCAGCAGATCGGCCATCATGTCACGCCGATCCGGAATCTGAAGAATCTCCATGCCATCGAGATCGATCCCGACAAGGCGTCGGAGGAATACCGGGAGAGGATCGTGGCCCCCCTGCGGGAGCTTCTGGATGAGAAAAACATGAATGTCGTCAGGGAGCAGTTGAAGAGCCCCTGCGTGGAGGAAGTAGCGGCCTTCGACAAGTTCATCGAATTCATGGACGATCCCGACTATGAAGTGGTCGTGTTCGACACGGCGCCGACGGGGCACACCATCCGCCTTCTGGAGCTTCCAAGCGGCTGGACAGAGACCCTGAACGAAAACGCCGCCACCTGCATCGGACCGGGGGCATCCCTCCAGGGCGCGAAGGCGAAATACGAGAAGGCGATCTCGTACCTCCAGGACCGTAACCGCACCTCCTTCGTTTTTGTCCTGAAACCGGAGAACTCGTCCATTCTCGAGACGAAGCGAAGCGGGGCGGAGTTATCCAAACTGGGCATTGCCACCACTTTCCTCATCGTAAACGGGCTTTTGCCCGAAGAGGCCTGCACCGATGACTTCTTCCGGAAGAAAAAGCAGGAAGAGGGGCGAATTGTAGCGCGCATCGAATCCGAGTTCGCCGGTCTGGAGAAGGTCTATTATCCCCTGCGGGATGGGGAGGTCGCGGGGATAGAGATGCTCCAGGCCTTAGGTCGCTTCGTCTATGAGGAGAAAGCAGAGCAGCCCAAACCGGCCCAAGCCGAATCAGCGGTTTTTGCCGCCGACGGCACGCAGGCGTACCGGGAAGAAAACTGCCATGACCTCCTGCGGCCCGTCAACGGACAGCGTTTCATCTTCTTCACGGGAAAGGGCGGCGTGGGCAAGAGCACCATCGCCAGCGCCACCGCCCTGTTCATGGCGGATCAGGGATACAAGACCCTCATCGTCACCACCGATCCGGCGTCCCATCTCCACGACATCTTCGGCCAGGAGGTCAACCATGCGCCCGCAAGGATCTCAGGCGTGGACAACCTCTATGCGGCGCGGATCGATCAGCGCCAAGCCCTGGAGGAGTACAAGGCGCGGATTCTGGAAGCCATCAAGGAGCAGGGCGAGGAAACGCAGAAATCCGTGGCGGAGGATCTGAACTCGCCCTGCGCCGAGGAGATGGCCGCTTTCGAGAAATTCATGAGCTATTTTGAGAGCAACGGATACGACGTCACCGTCTTCGATACGGCGCCTACCGGTCACACATTGCGCCTGCTGGAATTACCGACCGACTGGAAAGGGTTTATCGATCTGGGCACCCTGACCAAGCAGACATCCGAGGCCACGCAGAACAAATACGCCGACGTGATCGAAAAGATGCGCAATCCGGACAAGAGCGCCTTCGTTTTCGTCATGTATCCCGAATACACCCCGATTGTCGAGGCATGGCGGGCCTCCGAGGACCTGAAGAAGCAGGTGGGCATCGAAACGGCGCTGGTCGCCGTCAATTACATTTTACCCCGGGATGCGGGGAACAACGCCTTCTTCGACCGGCGGCGGAAACAGCAGGAAAAGTACCTGGCGGAAATCGCAGAGCGTTTCCACAAGCCGCTGCTCTTCGCGCCCCTGCTCGATTGCGAACCGAAGGGGAAGGAAACGCTCCGAGAACTGGGCAAGGAGCTGTGCGGCGCTCACTGACGAACGGCAGTAAATGGCCGGCCACGGACGTAGATGATGCGAAGCTCGGCGCGATCAGTCTGCCGGCGCAGAGCCGTTTTCCCAGTTCGAGGGCGGCCTTGATCCGGGCGACCTTCGCCGGACCGAGGCCGGGTACCTTCCGCAGCTCCTCGCTGTGGGTGCGGTCGATCCCGTCGAGTCCCCGGAATTCCTTCAGGAGCGAAAGGGCGACCGTCTGCGCCCCTTCGGCCTGATCTTTATTTCTTCCGTAAAATTCCTTAAGATCCGCAACCCATTTTTACAACTAACGGGGTTCACGACACTTTCCCACTCACTTCGGTCTGTGGCAACCTAACATGCGCCTCATGACCCTGTCCAGTTTCTGGGGAGTGCTATACTGTGACAATGCACCCTGCATGAAGGCAGCAAACAAGCTTGTCAAAGACGCCATTGTCAAGCGCAAAGACGGTATAGTTGAATTCAACTACGCCAAATTGGCTAAAAGTCCAAAGGCTGGCGAAGCAGCCAAAAAGGCGTGCCCATACTACGCGATTGTCGAAGATGAAGGCGGATTTTACACCGATGGCACACCGGTTCAGGAATTATATGAACAGCGCGACTTCTATGAAAATGATAAAAAGCTGACTCGCCGTAAAGGAGCTCTAAAAGGCGCTATCCGCAAATGCACCTTCTGCTCACACCGCCTTGACAGCGGCATGATCCCTGCCTGCGTATCCACATGCATCGGGCGCGCCATGTATTTTGGCGATCTTAACGATCCCAACAGTCTGGTTTCCGAATTGATCAAAAAAGAAAAACCTGGCGTTATCGCACCGACCTTGGAGCCGGAACCAGAATTTACTATATCGGCTATGAGGATCGTAAAAACATTGCTGTCCCCAGCGCTGCCAGTTGCATCGAATGCCATAAATAAAGGAGGGATAACCACATGTACGATACTGAAAAACCATGTAAATTGGGAGAATATTTTGAAAAACTGCCAAAGACAGAGGTATCTCGTCGCGGCGTCCTTAAGTCGGCTGCCTTTCTTGGTGGCTCTGCCCTATTGATGAATCAGATTGAAAGCGCCTTCAAACTGCTGAATGTCGCTAACGCGGCAACAATACCTGCCGGCGACTATCCACTTGCCAAGGCAGGCAGCGTTATCTATTCCTGCTGTCTGCAATGCCACACCGCCTGCCCGATCAAAGTCAAAATACTCAACGGCGTCGCGGTCAAAATCGATGGCAACCCTTTCAGCGAAAACCTCATTCCGAATATCAATTACAAAACCAATCTTTCCAAGGCGGCAAAAATTGACGCCGGTCTCTGCCCTAAAGGTCAGGCTGGCATCCAGAGCCTCTATGATCCGTATCGCGTTGTAAAGGTACTCAAGCGTAAAGGACCACGCGGTTCCAATAAATGGGAAATTGTCTCTTTTGACAAAGCAATAAATGAGATTGTCAATGGCGGCCAGCTTTTCCAGGGAATCGGCGAAAGACTCGAAAGAGGTCGCCGCAGGCAAGATGAAAGTTGTTGAATTCATTCTTTATTTTGGCACCGGCTTTGTCGATGCGAACTTCGGTCCTCCCGCAATGTGCCCCAAAGTTACAGAAAACGTATCTGCCGGCAAGTTGAAGGTTGCCGTTGTTGACCCGCGCATGAGCAAATCAGCTTCACGCGCATTGAAATGGCTGCCGGTAAAACCGACTACTGACGCAGCGCTGGCCCTTGCCATGATTCAATGGATCATTGCCAACAAGCGCTATGACGCCACATACCTTGCCGCCGCAAACAAAGCAGCAGCCAAAGCGGTCAAGTAAACCACCTGGTCCAACAGTTCCCATCTGGTAAAAGTTGAAAAAGGCGTTCCCGGCGTACTGCTGCGCGCTTCTGATGTCGATCTGGGCGATAAGGACAGCTTTGTTGTCTTGAAGAATGGCGCCCCTGTTGCCGTAAAAGCGGACGACGACAAAAATGCCGTTGTTGGCGATCTTGAATATAGCGGTGAGATCAAGGGGATCCAGGTTAAAACCGCATTTACTATCCTCGATGTTCCGAACATCGTCTCAAAATTCCGTCGGCCGACTATTACACCTCTTACCGAAGTTGTAACCGTGTATGGCGAAAAAACCCACTGTTCATTCGAATCGGTTGCCATGGTCGGAAAGATCAAGGCTGTTGAAGGGATGGCGCCAGGCTCAATTGCGGTCTCCTGGTCATTCGGTCACTGGGGCTACGGAGCATCAGATGCGTCAGTTAATGGCAAGACCATCAAGGGGGACAAACGGCGCACCAGCGGTCTTTGCCCGAATGCTGCCATGAAAATTGACCCTGTATTGAAAAACTCCTGCATGACGGACCCGATCGGCGGAAGCGCATCATTCTATGAAACAAGGGTAAATCTGGTAAAAGCATAATTAACTTGGCAAGCAGGCGGGGAGAGTGTTAATTCGCTCTCCCCGCCTTCTTCTGTCTCACGCAACCGATTCAATCCATTGCGCGTCGGGCTGTCGCGACCATGCACACCCCCAGCTTACCTGGTTTCATCAATTGCAGTGATCGCAATGCGCCATCTCCCCCGCCGTGATGGGCAGAATCTGGAGCGTGGCGTGATTGATCCCATATTTATGAACGAGCATCTCCTGGACGGCACGGATGATCGCTTCATGATCCGGAGCCGCGTCGCCGGATTTGATATGGGCCGACAGGAGCTTCTTCTCGGAACCGCTCGCCCAGATATGGAGATCGTTCACCTCCACCACAGCGGGGATAGCCAGCAGGTCATTTTTTACTTCAAGGAAATCAATGCCCTGTGGCACGGAGTCCATCAGGGAGTTGACCGCCTGGCAGACTATCTTGTAGATTTCGCGGGCAATAAAGATACAGATCGTCAGCGAGAGGAGCGGATCGACAAAACGCCAGCCAAAGGCCATGATCAAGAGCGCGCCCACGATCACCGCAAGGGAAAACAGGGCATCCTGTAGAGAATGGAGCCAGGCGCTTTTCATATTGATGTTCCGCGACGACATCTTCTGCAGCAGCAGCGTCGCCGCTCCGTTCCCGACAAAGGCCACAACGGCGACCCAGAGCATCACCTGACCTTGAACCTCCGCGGGCGTCGTGAACCGCTTGATGGTTTCCCAGAAGACGAAGGCGATCACAACGGACAGACCGATGCTGTTGACGAAGGCGGCGATAAACTCGATCTTCCGGTAGCCGTAGGTTTTTCTTTCGTTGGGGGGACGACGGGCCACCTTCTCCGCCCAATAACTGAAGAGCATGTGGGCGATATCGCTCAGGTTGTGGACGGCGTCCGAGATCAGGGCCATGCTCTGGATCAGCAGGCCGAAGACCATCTCGAAGGCAACGATCCCGCCGTTGATCAGGATGGCGAAGATCAGGTTTTTCAGCGAGGCCGGCGTTTGATGGCTGTGGCCGTGGTCGTGGTCATGTTCGTGTTCGTGGTCGTGTCCCATGTTAGTTTATCTCCTTTTTTCTCATACTTTAAAAAAGCGCATCAGCGCATTTCAATGGCATGGCCGCAGCAAGCCGTCATACAGAAGCCGCAGCCATTGCACTTGTCATGGTCGAAAACTATCCGGCCTCCAAGCGGCTCCGCCTCGTCCTCGACGTGTGCAATCGCCCCGTAGAGACAGACCTCAATAGCCTTGCACATCTCCTTGAGGGCGGGACATTTCCGCTTGTCGAGATGGGGTTTCAACATATCTTTCGGGTTTGTCACCATGGACTCCCCTGTCCTTTTTCAGAAAACTCCCGCATTTTAC encodes:
- a CDS encoding TRC40/GET3/ArsA family transport-energizing ATPase, translating into MIRDLIIPTKNTVKFVFFSGKGGVGKSTMSCAAAVWLANAGYKTLLVTTDPAPNLADIFGQQIGHHVTPIRNLKNLHAIEIDPDKASEEYRERIVAPLRELLDEKNMNVVREQLKSPCVEEVAAFDKFIEFMDDPDYEVVVFDTAPTGHTIRLLELPSGWTETLNENAATCIGPGASLQGAKAKYEKAISYLQDRNRTSFVFVLKPENSSILETKRSGAELSKLGIATTFLIVNGLLPEEACTDDFFRKKKQEEGRIVARIESEFAGLEKVYYPLRDGEVAGIEMLQALGRFVYEEKAEQPKPAQAESAVFAADGTQAYREENCHDLLRPVNGQRFIFFTGKGGVGKSTIASATALFMADQGYKTLIVTTDPASHLHDIFGQEVNHAPARISGVDNLYAARIDQRQALEEYKARILEAIKEQGEETQKSVAEDLNSPCAEEMAAFEKFMSYFESNGYDVTVFDTAPTGHTLRLLELPTDWKGFIDLGTLTKQTSEATQNKYADVIEKMRNPDKSAFVFVMYPEYTPIVEAWRASEDLKKQVGIETALVAVNYILPRDAGNNAFFDRRRKQQEKYLAEIAERFHKPLLFAPLLDCEPKGKETLRELGKELCGAH
- a CDS encoding cation diffusion facilitator family transporter; this encodes MGHDHEHEHDHDHGHSHQTPASLKNLIFAILINGGIVAFEMVFGLLIQSMALISDAVHNLSDIAHMLFSYWAEKVARRPPNERKTYGYRKIEFIAAFVNSIGLSVVIAFVFWETIKRFTTPAEVQGQVMLWVAVVAFVGNGAATLLLQKMSSRNINMKSAWLHSLQDALFSLAVIVGALLIMAFGWRFVDPLLSLTICIFIAREIYKIVCQAVNSLMDSVPQGIDFLEVKNDLLAIPAVVEVNDLHIWASGSEKKLLSAHIKSGDAAPDHEAIIRAVQEMLVHKYGINHATLQILPITAGEMAHCDHCN
- a CDS encoding arsenic metallochaperone ArsD family protein yields the protein MKKNELIVYEGAMCCSTGVCGPEPDRTLIEFNETLKRLTGECGDSLKIIRASLTFDSFIFMAHPEIARLVKEGGPGVLPITTLNGEIIAGQKYLNYETLKAAIEEKSNDVR
- a CDS encoding 4Fe-4S binding protein, with translation MVTNPKDMLKPHLDKRKCPALKEMCKAIEVCLYGAIAHVEDEAEPLGGRIVFDHDKCNGCGFCMTACCGHAIEMR
- a CDS encoding molybdopterin-dependent oxidoreductase → MKVVEFILYFGTGFVDANFGPPAMCPKVTENVSAGKLKVAVVDPRMSKSASRALKWLPVKPTTDAALALAMIQWIIANKRYDATYLAAANKAAAKAVK